A genome region from Syntrophaceae bacterium includes the following:
- a CDS encoding glycosyltransferase: MKILFSGYHNPHYETVTEYMERALRALGHDVVVYDDRRHVIPGRIRSRIGWLHRLDLACINRRLVDAARRGAVDAVVVTGGDRILPETVDRIRAMGIVTALWTTDPPRGRMPHLEAAPHYDHIFCQGSEFVDLLREAGIDRAHWLPVGCEPASHRPVVLTEEERRLWGSDVVFVGSHYPEREALFESLADFDFALWGPGWQNLRAGSPLRGRVRKAHTVPSEWLRIYSASRIVLATHYHDPDGRFAVHQASPRVFEVLACGAFLITDRQRDTFALFRDGVHLVGFDDADDLRRKVRHYLDRPAERRAIAQKGRKEALSRHTYVHRLEELIGVLNGNHHGSMR, translated from the coding sequence ATGAAGATCCTGTTTTCGGGGTACCACAACCCGCACTACGAGACGGTCACGGAGTACATGGAACGGGCGCTGCGGGCGCTCGGCCACGATGTGGTCGTCTACGACGACCGCCGGCACGTCATTCCCGGCCGCATCCGCAGCCGTATCGGCTGGCTTCACAGGCTGGACCTTGCCTGCATCAACCGAAGACTGGTCGACGCGGCCCGGCGCGGGGCCGTGGACGCCGTCGTGGTGACGGGGGGCGACCGCATCCTGCCGGAAACGGTCGACCGGATCCGCGCCATGGGGATCGTGACCGCGCTCTGGACCACGGACCCGCCGAGGGGGCGTATGCCCCACCTCGAGGCCGCCCCGCACTACGACCACATCTTCTGCCAGGGATCGGAGTTCGTCGATCTGCTTCGCGAAGCCGGCATTGACAGGGCGCACTGGCTCCCCGTGGGCTGCGAGCCCGCGAGCCACCGCCCCGTCGTCCTCACGGAGGAGGAGAGGCGGCTCTGGGGCAGCGATGTCGTCTTCGTCGGCTCGCACTACCCCGAGCGGGAGGCCCTGTTCGAGTCGCTGGCGGACTTCGATTTTGCCCTCTGGGGCCCGGGCTGGCAGAATCTGCGTGCCGGCTCCCCGCTCAGGGGACGGGTCCGCAAGGCCCACACGGTCCCCTCGGAGTGGCTGCGGATCTACAGCGCCAGCCGAATCGTCCTGGCCACGCATTACCACGACCCGGACGGACGATTTGCCGTCCATCAGGCCAGCCCCCGGGTGTTCGAGGTTCTGGCCTGCGGGGCCTTCCTGATCACGGACCGGCAGCGCGACACCTTTGCGCTGTTCCGCGACGGTGTGCACCTCGTGGGGTTCGACGATGCGGATGACCTCCGGCGAAAGGTCCGTCATTACCTCGACCGGCCGGCAGAGAGGCGGGCCATCGCACAAAAGGGCCGTAAGGAGGCGCTTTCCCGCCACACGTACGTGCACCGGCTCGAGGAACTGATCGGGGTCCTCAATGGGAACCATCATGGCAGCATGCGATAA
- a CDS encoding glycosyltransferase produces MAACDKRKRVLHIVEDLGMGGLERVIQTIALGLDPAKYDLHVWCLARGGVIAEDLMRRGVPVRILGLASYYNPLRLGDLARMIDQERFDIVHTHGYFAGTFARLALLLRRGPAVIHHIHTTDQRFKARNRRMEAFLSRRSDRVVCVSRAVGRFAAENLGVAPQKIRVVHNTAFAEPDHSAARAGTAHDILSRLSPGDFMVLSIASLTPNKGHEVLLSALAELAPRHEQIKSVIVGEGAGRQALETRIGEMGLGSRVMLAGVRQDVLPFLQRADVVVLCTVGREGLSVALIEGAAAGRPLVGSDIGGIPEVIEHGENGYLFRPGDSRELARSLERLVNDPDLRLRMGQRSRSLYQERFSRETMIGQIEQIYDEVLQGRAHAV; encoded by the coding sequence ATGGCAGCATGCGATAAGCGCAAAAGAGTCCTGCACATCGTCGAGGACCTCGGCATGGGGGGCCTTGAGCGGGTCATCCAAACGATTGCGCTGGGCCTCGATCCGGCGAAGTACGATCTGCACGTCTGGTGCCTCGCCCGGGGCGGGGTCATCGCGGAGGACCTGATGCGACGGGGCGTGCCGGTGCGAATCCTCGGCCTGGCGTCCTATTACAACCCGTTGCGGCTCGGCGACCTGGCCCGGATGATCGACCAGGAGAGGTTCGACATCGTGCACACGCACGGCTATTTCGCAGGCACCTTCGCGCGGCTGGCGCTCCTGCTGCGGCGGGGCCCCGCCGTCATCCATCACATCCACACGACCGATCAGCGCTTCAAGGCCCGGAACCGGAGAATGGAAGCCTTCCTGTCCCGCCGCTCCGACCGGGTTGTCTGCGTCTCGCGGGCCGTGGGCCGATTCGCCGCCGAGAACCTCGGCGTCGCCCCGCAAAAGATCCGGGTCGTCCACAACACGGCCTTCGCCGAGCCGGACCATTCCGCAGCGCGGGCCGGGACGGCGCACGACATTCTTTCTCGGCTGTCGCCGGGGGACTTCATGGTCCTGTCGATCGCCTCCCTGACCCCGAACAAGGGGCATGAGGTCCTGCTGTCCGCCTTGGCGGAGCTGGCCCCGCGTCACGAACAAATCAAAAGCGTCATTGTGGGCGAAGGGGCGGGCAGGCAGGCCCTCGAAACGCGCATCGGCGAGATGGGCCTGGGCAGTCGCGTCATGCTGGCGGGCGTGCGGCAGGATGTCCTGCCCTTTCTCCAGCGTGCAGATGTCGTTGTCCTCTGCACGGTCGGCCGCGAAGGCCTGAGCGTCGCCCTCATCGAGGGAGCGGCGGCGGGACGGCCCCTGGTCGGTTCCGACATCGGCGGCATCCCCGAGGTGATCGAGCACGGGGAGAACGGCTACCTGTTCCGGCCGGGGGACTCCCGGGAACTCGCCCGGTCGCTGGAGCGGCTCGTCAACGATCCGGACCTGCGCCTTCGCATGGGGCAAAGAAGCCGTTCCCTCTACCAGGAACGCTTCTCCCGCGAAACCATGATCGGGCAGATCGAACAGATATACGACGAGGTCCTGCAGGGGAGGGCCCATGCGGTCTGA
- a CDS encoding glycosyltransferase family 4 protein, translated as MRSEPVPVLYFSSFGHLRYGGQRSLYHLVCNLDRRAFRPHVAVPAEGELAERLRARGIAVSPIDLPRVAPGNSAACWRALRRIRALIREGGFRIVHTDGPRNTLYGGLASALAGIPLVWHIRSSDRDPYDRLLCALSAKLVLVADALRGRFDFASGGKFVTIHNGVDLGEFRAGGEAVFRGHLGVREGERVVACAGRVEPMKGQARLVEALGLIGNRKCNPWVLFCGEITDEAYREHCEEIGRRFGIADRVRFLGHCPDIAGVLSAADLAVLPSLGSEAFPRAVIEAMALGKPVVATDVGGTREAVVEGVTGHVVPPDDAEALADRIGRLLADDAVRAAMGEAARRRAEEHFSIEQNVKATERLYRSLLNGAVAACGGTVRGGNAR; from the coding sequence ATGCGGTCTGAACCGGTCCCGGTGCTGTACTTTTCGAGCTTCGGCCACCTCCGGTACGGGGGGCAGCGGAGCCTCTACCACCTGGTCTGCAATCTCGACCGCCGGGCCTTTCGGCCCCACGTCGCCGTGCCGGCCGAGGGGGAGCTGGCCGAACGGCTCCGCGCCCGCGGAATTGCGGTCAGCCCCATCGACCTGCCCCGGGTCGCCCCCGGAAACTCCGCCGCGTGCTGGCGCGCACTGCGGCGAATCCGCGCGCTCATCCGCGAGGGCGGGTTCCGGATCGTCCACACCGACGGACCCCGGAACACCCTCTATGGCGGTTTGGCATCGGCGCTCGCCGGGATCCCCCTGGTCTGGCACATCCGCTCGTCGGACCGGGACCCTTACGACCGGCTGCTCTGCGCGCTCTCCGCGAAGCTCGTCCTCGTGGCCGATGCCCTGCGGGGGCGTTTCGACTTTGCGTCGGGCGGGAAGTTCGTCACGATCCACAACGGGGTCGATCTCGGCGAGTTCCGGGCCGGCGGTGAAGCGGTATTCCGCGGACATCTCGGCGTCCGCGAAGGGGAGCGGGTCGTGGCATGCGCCGGACGCGTGGAGCCGATGAAGGGCCAGGCGCGCCTCGTGGAGGCCCTGGGACTGATCGGGAATCGCAAGTGCAATCCATGGGTTCTTTTTTGCGGGGAGATCACCGACGAAGCATACCGGGAGCACTGCGAGGAGATCGGCCGCCGCTTCGGCATCGCCGACCGGGTGCGGTTCCTCGGCCACTGTCCGGATATCGCCGGGGTCCTGTCGGCGGCCGACCTGGCTGTGCTGCCGTCCCTCGGCAGCGAGGCATTTCCGAGGGCCGTCATCGAGGCCATGGCCTTGGGCAAGCCCGTCGTCGCCACCGATGTGGGCGGCACCCGGGAAGCCGTCGTGGAGGGTGTGACGGGGCATGTCGTCCCGCCCGATGATGCCGAAGCCCTTGCGGATCGCATCGGCCGCCTTCTGGCCGACGACGCCGTGCGGGCGGCCATGGGGGAGGCGGCCAGGCGCCGCGCGGAGGAACATTTCAGTATTGAGCAGAATGTGAAGGCCACCGAAAGGCTCTACAGGAGCCTGTTGAACGGCGCTGTTGCAGCGTGTGGCGGCACGGTGCGGGGAGGCAATGCAAGATGA
- a CDS encoding macrocin O-methyltransferase, with the protein MKREPEKRYLDLLKKTLSFSLWPEPPIPLTLFNETRSPLKRAAVSWVSRALAARNLEIVKRRNVTDHQRSNGQFWPLYADTMIGMKRLDQLQSAIETILAEGVEGDFIETGVWRGGACIFMRGVLAAYGVSDRRVFVADSFAGLPEPDPQAFPADRESQFHRIPFLAVSREEVERNFAKYGLLDDRVVFLQGWFKDTLPAAPIEKLALLRLDGDMYGSTMDALTNLYPKLSPGGFCIIDDFFLGPCRLAVEEYRAAHGIDAEIRLIDTCSAYWRKGGPAERGSR; encoded by the coding sequence ATGAAGCGGGAACCGGAAAAACGTTACCTCGATCTTTTGAAGAAGACGCTCTCCTTCAGCCTTTGGCCGGAGCCGCCGATCCCCCTCACCCTGTTCAACGAGACGCGCAGCCCGCTCAAGCGGGCCGCGGTGTCGTGGGTGTCCCGGGCACTGGCGGCGCGGAATCTCGAGATCGTAAAGCGGAGGAATGTGACCGATCACCAGAGGTCGAACGGGCAGTTCTGGCCGCTTTACGCGGACACCATGATCGGGATGAAGCGCCTCGATCAGCTGCAGTCGGCCATCGAGACAATCCTGGCCGAGGGGGTGGAGGGGGACTTCATCGAGACGGGCGTCTGGAGGGGTGGGGCCTGCATTTTCATGCGGGGCGTCCTGGCCGCGTACGGCGTTTCGGACCGCCGCGTCTTCGTGGCCGATTCCTTCGCGGGGCTGCCCGAACCCGACCCGCAGGCCTTTCCCGCCGACCGGGAGTCCCAGTTTCACCGGATCCCGTTCCTTGCCGTGTCCCGGGAGGAGGTGGAGAGGAATTTCGCGAAGTACGGGCTTCTCGACGACCGGGTCGTGTTCCTCCAGGGATGGTTCAAGGACACGCTGCCCGCGGCTCCCATCGAAAAGCTCGCCCTGCTTCGGCTCGACGGCGACATGTACGGGTCGACGATGGATGCCCTGACGAACCTGTACCCGAAGCTCTCGCCGGGCGGGTTCTGCATCATCGACGACTTTTTCCTGGGTCCCTGCCGCCTCGCCGTCGAGGAATACCGCGCTGCCCACGGCATCGACGCGGAAATCCGGCTGATCGACACCTGCAGCGCCTACTGGCGGAAAGGCGGGCCGGCAGAGAGGGGAAGCCGATGA
- a CDS encoding glycosyltransferase family 9 protein → MRNSLKEMGLAVRGAVLRALRPKRPAGGAAPARRDEVTSILFVRIDGIGDLVLSTPAMDALKTVYPGAEITVLVSPAARDLLLHHPSVSRIVVYDRNAPIRKKLDVIRTLRRFRFDVAVDPFDSWDLEPALLAGLSAAPVRVGYASGGGRDVFFTAHLPAPARDRHITEVVAGLLAALGAHPVRGEPRLHVSQQECGEAARFIESENLGGRALIGVHPGASSESQHWPEEYYAELIDAVTADGGRAAIVFGGPGDGERLKRIGAAIRGRRPVFVQGDLRRFCALVRRCRVLVCNNSGPLHVAAALGVATVSFMGPTVQQRWHPLGSGHVVLRLDDLPCIGCNAGVCKTGTLDCMRRITPGMAVRAVFAAAGF, encoded by the coding sequence ATGAGGAATTCGCTCAAAGAGATGGGCCTCGCCGTGCGCGGGGCGGTCCTCCGGGCGTTGCGGCCGAAGCGGCCCGCGGGGGGGGCCGCGCCCGCAAGAAGGGATGAAGTCACTTCCATCCTGTTTGTCCGGATCGACGGCATCGGCGATCTCGTCCTTTCCACGCCGGCGATGGATGCCCTGAAAACCGTCTATCCCGGGGCGGAGATCACGGTCCTCGTGAGCCCTGCGGCGCGGGACCTGCTTCTGCACCACCCGAGCGTGAGCCGGATCGTCGTCTACGACAGGAACGCGCCGATCCGGAAGAAGCTCGACGTGATCCGCACCCTGCGGAGGTTCCGGTTCGACGTGGCCGTGGATCCCTTCGATTCCTGGGATCTGGAGCCGGCCCTGCTCGCAGGGCTCTCGGCAGCGCCGGTGCGGGTCGGGTATGCAAGCGGTGGGGGGCGGGACGTGTTCTTCACGGCACACCTGCCCGCGCCGGCACGGGATCGCCACATCACCGAGGTCGTCGCCGGCCTCCTGGCCGCCCTCGGGGCACATCCCGTCCGCGGCGAGCCCCGGCTCCACGTCTCGCAGCAGGAATGCGGGGAGGCGGCACGCTTCATCGAGTCGGAGAATCTCGGCGGGCGGGCGCTCATCGGGGTCCACCCCGGCGCGAGCAGCGAATCCCAGCACTGGCCTGAGGAGTACTATGCCGAGCTGATCGACGCCGTCACCGCGGACGGTGGCCGGGCCGCAATCGTCTTCGGCGGCCCCGGCGACGGGGAGCGCCTGAAGCGGATCGGCGCGGCGATCCGCGGCCGCCGGCCGGTTTTTGTCCAGGGCGATCTGCGGCGGTTCTGCGCCCTGGTCCGTCGCTGCCGCGTGCTGGTCTGCAACAACTCGGGCCCGCTCCACGTGGCCGCGGCGCTGGGGGTTGCGACGGTGTCCTTCATGGGCCCCACGGTGCAGCAACGGTGGCACCCGCTGGGCAGCGGACACGTGGTTCTCAGGCTGGACGACCTGCCCTGCATCGGCTGCAACGCGGGGGTCTGCAAGACGGGGACGCTGGATTGCATGCGCCGGATCACGCCCGGCATGGCCGTCCGGGCCGTTTTCGCCGCGGCGGGTTTCTGA
- a CDS encoding class I SAM-dependent methyltransferase, with protein MESVYWSDGQSRVQRPIPPNEEIAAEGGCRLCGGHRTRTVLSHGPYAYVRCSGCGLVFLHPFPEPADLLACYDDRDHAPVPPSDDPSGEEAVHRVRFTEELDRIEALACRGRILDIGCAWGFFLDRCRQRGWEVHGVELSRVEADYARRRFGIEVFNGLLGDARFPDRHFDVVTLWHVFEHMHDPLATLVEVRRILKPGGTAVIAVPTPISAPDYVFDAVPLHLFYFDEHTLRRALGRTGFRVCGIRKGGGTGGAALMRKAGVRDPHGMIARHVALLWPLKKVLQHVRSAADLHKEITVYAVPESGS; from the coding sequence ATGGAATCCGTGTACTGGAGCGATGGGCAAAGCCGTGTGCAGCGCCCCATCCCGCCGAATGAGGAAATCGCCGCTGAGGGCGGCTGCAGGCTGTGCGGCGGGCATCGAACCCGCACCGTCCTTTCGCACGGCCCTTATGCCTATGTCCGCTGCAGCGGGTGCGGATTGGTCTTCCTGCATCCGTTCCCCGAGCCCGCCGATCTGCTTGCCTGCTATGACGATCGGGATCACGCCCCCGTGCCCCCGTCCGACGATCCCAGCGGCGAGGAGGCCGTGCACCGGGTGCGCTTCACGGAGGAGCTCGACCGGATCGAAGCGCTCGCCTGCAGGGGGAGGATTCTCGACATCGGCTGCGCCTGGGGGTTTTTCCTCGACCGGTGCAGGCAGAGGGGGTGGGAGGTTCATGGCGTGGAGCTGTCGCGCGTCGAGGCGGATTACGCCCGGCGGCGCTTCGGGATCGAGGTTTTCAACGGGTTGCTCGGGGACGCGCGGTTTCCCGACCGGCATTTCGATGTGGTCACGCTCTGGCACGTATTCGAGCACATGCACGACCCCCTCGCGACACTGGTCGAGGTCCGGAGGATCCTCAAGCCGGGCGGAACCGCCGTCATCGCCGTTCCGACGCCGATCAGCGCCCCGGATTACGTATTCGACGCCGTCCCGCTCCATCTTTTCTATTTCGACGAACACACGCTCCGCCGGGCCTTGGGCCGTACGGGATTCCGGGTCTGCGGGATCCGAAAAGGCGGCGGAACCGGGGGGGCGGCCCTGATGCGAAAGGCGGGCGTCCGCGACCCCCACGGCATGATTGCCCGCCACGTGGCCCTGCTGTGGCCGCTGAAAAAAGTTCTCCAGCACGTGCGTTCCGCTGCGGACCTCCACAAGGAAATCACGGTGTACGCGGTCCCCGAAAGCGGATCCTGA
- a CDS encoding glycosyltransferase family 9 protein — MAAHRDCILIVLVAGIGDLILASKGIRAIRNGYPGAAIHLLTSTDAAPLARHYPYIDRVWPFPIRELRGDKAHALAMLGLVRRLRRFRYRMAVNLYSVESVSGALKMGLLFRAIRACQRAGHDRHGFGLFLTKRIAEGTFADRHFAEAILEAAVAAGGVADGAGVDVFWDRAVEARWSGLFPERRAEPVVGLNPGSDRSLKRWDPARYSRVADRLVESEGARIVLLGGPAETRIAEAVEQGMRHPAVNLSGKLRLDDLACVISGLDLLVTNDSGPMHIAAAAGTPLVALFGPSLPGQFGPCAPPERCRLIWHAIDCRPCPQDRCPQPRCMDMITADEVFDGCRGQLRMRPQARQPITMGGVS; from the coding sequence ATGGCAGCGCATCGGGATTGCATTCTCATCGTGCTCGTCGCCGGGATCGGCGACCTGATTCTCGCCTCGAAGGGCATCCGCGCCATCCGCAACGGGTACCCGGGGGCGGCAATCCACCTGCTCACGAGCACCGACGCGGCCCCGCTCGCCCGGCATTACCCCTACATCGACCGGGTGTGGCCTTTCCCGATACGGGAACTCCGGGGGGACAAGGCGCATGCGCTCGCCATGCTGGGACTCGTCCGCCGGCTTCGGCGGTTCCGGTACCGGATGGCGGTGAATCTCTACAGCGTCGAGTCCGTCTCCGGGGCCCTCAAGATGGGGCTGCTGTTCCGGGCGATTCGTGCCTGCCAGCGTGCCGGCCACGACCGGCACGGCTTCGGCCTCTTTCTCACGAAGCGGATCGCGGAGGGGACCTTCGCCGACCGTCATTTCGCGGAGGCCATCCTCGAGGCGGCCGTGGCGGCCGGAGGGGTTGCCGACGGCGCTGGGGTCGACGTCTTCTGGGATCGCGCCGTCGAGGCCCGCTGGAGCGGCCTCTTCCCGGAGCGCCGCGCAGAGCCCGTCGTCGGCCTCAACCCCGGCAGCGACCGCTCGCTCAAGCGGTGGGACCCCGCCCGCTACAGCCGTGTGGCGGACCGTCTCGTCGAAAGCGAGGGGGCACGGATCGTTCTGCTCGGCGGACCGGCGGAGACGCGGATCGCCGAGGCCGTCGAACAGGGGATGCGGCACCCGGCCGTCAATCTTTCGGGGAAACTGCGCCTCGACGACCTGGCCTGTGTCATCAGCGGCCTCGACCTGCTGGTGACCAACGACAGCGGTCCCATGCACATCGCCGCCGCGGCGGGCACGCCTCTCGTGGCCCTGTTCGGGCCGTCCCTGCCAGGACAATTCGGTCCCTGCGCGCCGCCAGAGCGCTGTCGGCTCATCTGGCACGCGATCGATTGCCGCCCCTGCCCGCAGGACCGCTGCCCGCAGCCCCGCTGCATGGACATGATTACAGCCGATGAGGTCTTCGACGGCTGCCGCGGCCAGCTCCGGATGCGGCCGCAGGCGAGGCAGCCCATCACCATGGGAGGGGTTTCATGA
- a CDS encoding class I SAM-dependent methyltransferase yields MSASSQAVRAGFERVFVELPMKTVSYLECRKALRRLQDIPGFEAALSGVFSPAMRFIRPLQSRVELEALLGEVRRLGPSAVVEIGTASGGTLFMLTRAASADATLVSIDLPGGAFGGGYPVWRAPLYRSFARPGQRVHLLRRDSHDPSTLETLRGILGGRKVDFLFIDGDHTYEGVKKDFEMYRTLVRPGGMVGFHDIVPHSAASGCEVDRFWNEIRGAFDSVEFVENRRAQFGGIGLIRSYRPETQ; encoded by the coding sequence ATGAGCGCAAGCAGCCAGGCCGTCCGTGCCGGCTTCGAAAGGGTCTTTGTCGAGCTGCCGATGAAAACGGTTTCCTACCTGGAGTGCCGAAAGGCGCTCCGGCGGCTCCAGGACATCCCCGGCTTCGAAGCCGCCCTGTCGGGAGTCTTCTCCCCGGCCATGCGCTTCATCCGGCCCCTGCAGAGCCGGGTGGAGCTCGAGGCGCTGCTCGGGGAAGTCAGGCGGCTCGGGCCGTCCGCCGTGGTGGAGATCGGCACGGCCTCCGGGGGGACCCTCTTCATGCTGACCCGGGCCGCCTCGGCCGATGCGACACTTGTCAGCATCGATCTCCCCGGCGGGGCCTTCGGGGGAGGCTACCCGGTGTGGCGGGCCCCGCTGTACCGATCCTTCGCGAGGCCCGGCCAGCGGGTCCATCTGCTGCGCAGGGACTCGCACGACCCGTCCACCCTGGAGACGCTGCGGGGCATCCTCGGGGGCAGGAAGGTGGATTTTTTGTTCATCGACGGGGACCACACCTACGAGGGGGTCAAAAAGGATTTCGAGATGTACCGCACGCTCGTCCGCCCCGGCGGCATGGTCGGTTTCCACGACATCGTCCCCCACTCCGCCGCCAGCGGCTGCGAGGTGGACCGGTTCTGGAACGAGATCCGCGGTGCCTTCGATTCCGTGGAGTTCGTCGAGAACCGGCGGGCGCAGTTCGGCGGCATCGGCCTGATCCGTTCGTATCGACCCGAAACACAGTGA
- a CDS encoding glycosyltransferase, with product MDPHETITAVIVTFNNPGMLRDLLEDLRRQSLEPYRIIVVDNSTRCGSNPLPGALRGIDYLKMARNEGSAGGFHEGLRLALDGADAILTLDDDVRMPPDALESLYRGLRDLEGREDRVGAVRAVGPNHPDAAPTPIACFAWRGTLMRAEAVRQAGLPRKDYFLYADDAEYALRMAACGWRFFWVPGSLIVETRKDDKQSLRIFGRGVTCYTESYRFYYAVRNSIHAYRTHGRRAELRHTLAYAVKMALVLPFVRGGESGRAKAILKGLLDGYRSRLGTRAEYRPAETPAEPLLRPSEAWR from the coding sequence ATGGACCCGCACGAAACGATCACCGCCGTCATCGTCACCTTCAACAACCCCGGGATGCTTCGGGATCTCCTGGAGGACCTGCGCCGTCAGAGCCTCGAGCCGTACCGCATCATCGTGGTGGACAACTCCACACGGTGCGGCTCGAATCCCCTCCCCGGGGCACTGCGGGGAATCGACTATCTGAAGATGGCACGCAACGAGGGATCCGCCGGCGGGTTTCACGAGGGCCTGCGGCTGGCCCTGGACGGGGCCGACGCCATCCTGACCCTCGACGACGACGTCCGGATGCCCCCCGATGCCCTGGAATCCCTCTATCGGGGCCTCAGGGATCTCGAGGGACGCGAAGACCGAGTGGGCGCCGTGCGCGCCGTCGGCCCGAACCACCCGGACGCCGCCCCGACGCCCATCGCGTGCTTCGCCTGGCGGGGGACGCTCATGCGGGCCGAGGCCGTGCGGCAGGCGGGCCTTCCCCGGAAGGACTACTTCCTCTACGCCGACGACGCGGAGTACGCGCTGCGCATGGCCGCCTGCGGATGGCGATTCTTCTGGGTCCCCGGCAGCCTCATCGTGGAGACGCGCAAGGACGACAAGCAGTCGCTGCGCATCTTCGGACGCGGCGTGACCTGTTACACCGAGTCATACCGCTTCTACTACGCCGTGCGGAACTCCATCCACGCGTACCGCACGCACGGGCGCCGGGCCGAACTGCGGCACACGCTGGCCTACGCCGTCAAGATGGCCCTCGTGCTGCCTTTCGTCCGCGGGGGGGAAAGCGGCAGGGCGAAGGCGATCCTCAAGGGTCTGCTCGACGGCTACCGGTCAAGACTCGGGACGCGGGCGGAGTATCGCCCCGCCGAGACCCCGGCCGAACCCCTGCTGCGGCCCTCGGAGGCCTGGCGATGA
- a CDS encoding class I SAM-dependent methyltransferase has translation MNRPVESRRCPYCRGQARPLAAVGGRRLFECPHCRLVFRDGLCGPEEAARERRYYENDYFRELAWDQIEGYRDGIYREALDRIEGQVGRGRLLDVGCGCGFFLREALHRGWDAAGVDPSRESIDYLRRTIGDAGFEGTLEDVDPGTRYDAITMINVLDHLVDPWEDVTRAAALLRAGGLLYVRVPNGPFHMALFRLLQSCGLGGGAGRFVVFHNYALSAGWLAGMLADRGFAPVEIRNAGLSGFSGYRGRTGRVRVLRALRRAAWHGAKSAERLSAGRLLWGPSLEVTARKKMDRV, from the coding sequence ATGAACCGGCCCGTGGAGTCCCGACGGTGCCCCTACTGCCGGGGGCAGGCACGGCCCCTTGCCGCCGTCGGCGGGCGGCGCTTATTCGAATGCCCGCACTGCCGGCTCGTGTTTCGCGACGGTCTCTGCGGGCCGGAGGAAGCCGCACGGGAACGCCGATACTACGAGAACGACTACTTCCGGGAGCTTGCCTGGGATCAGATCGAGGGCTACCGGGACGGGATTTACCGAGAGGCGCTGGACCGGATCGAGGGGCAGGTGGGGCGCGGGCGGCTTCTCGACGTGGGCTGCGGCTGCGGGTTCTTCCTCCGCGAGGCGCTGCATCGCGGCTGGGACGCGGCGGGGGTCGACCCCTCGCGGGAGTCGATCGATTACCTTCGCAGGACGATCGGGGATGCGGGCTTTGAAGGGACCCTCGAGGACGTCGACCCGGGGACCCGGTACGATGCGATCACGATGATCAACGTGCTGGATCACCTCGTCGACCCGTGGGAGGACGTGACCCGGGCGGCCGCGCTCCTGCGGGCAGGCGGGCTGCTCTACGTGAGGGTGCCCAACGGCCCGTTTCACATGGCTCTTTTCCGGCTGCTGCAATCCTGCGGGCTCGGCGGCGGCGCCGGGCGGTTCGTGGTGTTTCACAACTATGCCCTGTCGGCGGGGTGGCTCGCGGGCATGCTCGCCGACCGGGGGTTCGCGCCGGTCGAAATCCGCAACGCGGGCCTTTCCGGATTCAGCGGATACCGAGGGCGCACGGGACGGGTGAGGGTTCTGCGCGCGCTTCGGCGGGCGGCGTGGCACGGGGCGAAATCCGCCGAGCGGCTCAGCGCGGGCAGGCTCCTCTGGGGACCCTCCCTGGAGGTGACGGCACGAAAGAAAATGGACAGGGTCTGA